A region of Larimichthys crocea isolate SSNF chromosome X, L_crocea_2.0, whole genome shotgun sequence DNA encodes the following proteins:
- the ccdc40 gene encoding coiled-coil domain-containing protein 40 yields MQSAGGERGGEEGREESVGPEGRDEAAEECGATVPPAQEHGSQDQSDAPTRQLHPDHAGANEYSPAAINSEQENVTQLMLIPHFSNLNTSEDMEDQEPLPEEEEEEEEFILLDSEHPLVRRQQAALNNQLSKQLERINMGLQEKLALEKADTNHMQQVNIDMFRIQEQLARLQTKLEGLHHSKAEVEAKHQQTQDQLEAMKGHFSRVTSQDSRAKANVSKLQAEIDNLMEHLNSTQGVSEDLRSNVKVMRNTRRKVGAEKSQAEEQKLKQDLYVERLTKDMERLTEQIAMYEAQASAQGEETQAAKEALSEAEMEMESLVMARKQLLQQWSSSLVGMRRRDEAFGAMQEAVRTVDHQVILLDREIEGYKRSTAEEQEKNETLTMQLNWSQMDGATSKKLISQKQAQQEALQAHYSTCLRTLRETERTLARLSKESSTHQAEMSDQRRQFEKESAVRLELEDKIMTHMQQKLTHNKAAKYSQRLTSKIATLKKEKISQLWQLENDVKIVGLESSELSQHLDSLALTQEALDEEFTKYNKLLTSSEAKVSSFVTLIGQKQATIANYNKKIYEIAASTGHEDLSPLQIKIEAMVDQNQELAADIRSDKQLWMKRQGTLVGLTQEIEANSKDMFKLQTEYTAMRQKKIRLDSHIEVEHREATELEKNAKMLQGDLLKLNTRLSKDAQLSLALKQENTLMETDFLHRLKEAERESIEMQMKHEKTQEEKERLLNSLVEAERQIMLWEKKTQLVKETRSAVDSEVGQGDIQMMKAEIHRMEVRLNQLMKQQERLLRESEATVARRETIVLRREAMVLSTHKQTTKGELNRITHGLQRKIQDTHKHVVECGEVIRELQENQESLSDRLAQQKQQVLELCGTSYILDPEFVNLQDTKDRNLAHLVVLQSRTKKLQGVCEGSYQTSSTSESIGGFLQSQMERVHAASTILHRVCEEFPQHQGALRRLSRTLAAWTQTQAS; encoded by the exons ATGCAGAGTGCTGGAGGTGAGCGGGGCGGGGAGGAGGGACGGGAGGAGAGCGTCGGTCCAGAGGGGAGAGACGAAGCAGCGGAGGAGTGTGGAGCCACTGTCCCACCTGCTCAAGAG CATGGCTCACAGGATCAGTCCGATGCCCCTACCCGTCAGCTTCACCCTGACCACGCTGGTGCAAATGAATACTCCCCTGCAGCCATAAATTCAG agcAAGAAAATGTTACTCAGCTGATGTTGATACCTCACTTCTCAAACCTTAACACATCAGAAGACATGGAGGATCAGGAGCCActgccagaggaggaggaggaggaggaggagttcattCTTCTTGACTCTGAACAT CCCCTGGTCAGAAGACAGCAAGCTGCTCTAAACAACCAGCTCAGCAAACAGCTAGAGAGGATCAACATGGGACTGCAGGAAAAG TTGGCACTGGAAAAAGCAGATACCAACCACATGCAGCAGGTAAATATTGACATGTTCAGGATTCAGGAACAGCTGGCCAGGCTCCAGACCAAGCTGGAGGGCCTTCATCATTCCAAGGCAGAGGTTGAAGCCAAACATCAGCAGACACAGGATCAGCTAGAGGCAATGAAGGGCCACTTTTCCAGAGTTACCAGCCAGGACAGCAGAGCCAAAGCCAATG TGTCCAAGCTGCAGGCAGAAATAGACAACCTAATGGAGCATCTCAACTCTACACAAGGAGTCAGTGAAGATCTGCGCTCTAATGTCAAAGTCATGAGAAACACCAGACGCAAAGTGGGAGCTGAGAAGAGCCAGGCCGAAGAGCAGAAATTGAAGCAG GATTTGTATGTAGAGCGCCTGACAAAGGACATGGAGAGGCTGACAGAGCAGATAGCTATGTATGAAGCCCAGGCCAGTGCccaaggagaggagacacaggCAGCCAAAGAGGCTCTCTCTGAG gCTGAGATGGAAATGGAGTCTCTGGTAATGGCAcgcaaacagctgctgcagcagtggaGCAGCAGCCTGGTGGGAATGAGGAGACGAGATGAGGCCTTCGGCGCGATGCAGGAGGCTGTGCG TACTGTCGATCATCAGGTGATCTTGCTGGACAGAGAGATTGAAGGCTACAAGAGATCCACTGCTGAAGAGCAAGAGAAAAATGAGACCCTAACTATGCAGCTGAACTGGTCCCAGATGGACGGTGCCACCTCCAAAAAGCTGATCAGTCAGAAGCAGGCTCAGCAAGAGGCTCTGCAGGCCCACTATAGCACCTGCCTCCGCACTCTGAGGGAGACAGAGCGCACTCTCGCCAGGCTCTCCAAG GAAAGCAGCACCCACCAGGCTGAAATGAGCGATCAGAGGAGGCAGTTTGAGAAGGAAAGTGCTGTGCGTCTGGAGCTGGAGGACAAGATCATGACCCACATGCAGCAGAAGCTCACCCACAACAAAGCCGCTAAATACTCCCAAAGGCTCACCAGCAAAATCGCCACACTCAAGAAGGAGAAG ATCTCTCAGTTGTGGCAGCTGGAGAACGATGTAAAAATAGTGGGACTGGAGAGCAGCGAGCTCAGCCAACATCTGGACAGCCTGGCCCTCACCCAGGAGGCCCTAGATGAGGAGTTCACAAAGTACAATAAGTTACTGACATCCAGCGAGGCTAAGGTTTCTTCCTTCGTCACACTCATCGGGCAGAAGCAGGCCACCATCGCCAACTATAATAAAAAGATCTATGAAATCGCAGCCAGCACTGGG CATGAGGATCTGAGTCCTCTGCAAATAAAGATAGAGGCGATGGTTGATCAGAATCAGGAGTTGGCAGCGGATATCAGGAGTGACAAGCAGCTCTGGATGAAACGGCAGGGGACTCTAGTAGGACTGACCCAGGAGATAGAAGCCAACAGCAAGGACATGTTCAAACTGCAGACAGAGTACACAGCTATGCGGCAGAAGAAAATACGCTTGGACA GTCATATTGAAGTAGAGCACCGTGAGGCAACAGAGCTGGAGAAGAATGCAAAGATGCTGCAAGGAGACCTGCTGAAGCTCAACACCCGGCTGAGCAAGGACGCACAGCTCAGCCTGGCGCTGAAGCAGGAGAACACACTGATGGAGACGGACTTCCTTCACAGACTTAAG GAGGCTGAGCGGGAGTCCATTGAGATGCAAATGAAACACGAGAAGACccaggaggaaaaagagagactcCTCAACAGTCTGGTGGAGGCAGA GCGGCAGATCATGTTGTGGGAGAAGAAGACCCAGCTTGTGAAAGAGACTCGCTCAGCCGTGGACTCGGAGGTGGGCCAGGGAGACATCCAGATGATGAAGGCTGAAATACATCGTATGGAG gtgcGACTCAACCAGCtgatgaagcagcaggagcGACTGCTGAGAGAGAGCGAAGCAACAGTGGCGAGGAGGGAGACCATCGTCCTGCGCAGGGAGGCCATGGTCCTGAGCACCCACAAACAGACGACAAAGGGTGAGCTGAACCGCATCACACATGGCCTGCAGCGCAAGATCCAGGACACGCATAAG CATGTGGTTGAGTGTGGGGAGGTGATCAGGGAGCTACAGGAGAACCAGGAGAGTCTGAGCGACAGGCTTgcgcagcagaagcagcaggtgCTAGAACTCTGCGGCACCAGCTACATCCTTGACCCTGAGTTTGTGAATCTCCAGGACACCAAAGACAGG AACCTTGCCCACCTCGTGGTTCTACAGAGCCGGACCAAAAAGCTGCAGGGGGTGTGTGAGGGCAGCTACCAAACCTCGTCCACCAGCGAATCCATTGGAGGTTTTCTGCAGAGCCAGATGGAGCGTGTGCACGCTGCCAGCACCATCTTGCACCGCGTGTGTGAGGAGTTCCCTCAGCACCAGGGGGCGCTCCGCAGACTGTCGAGAACTCTGGCAGCATGGACACAGACCCAGGCGTCCTGA